One segment of Alnus glutinosa chromosome 2, dhAlnGlut1.1, whole genome shotgun sequence DNA contains the following:
- the LOC133861568 gene encoding probable metal-nicotianamine transporter YSL7 isoform X3: protein MPSYGGHDAVAVSAEEEDKYYTKRTAFAEEAERDEFMELASIEEIFSSEEVPSWQKQLTLRAFVVSFILTVLFTFIVMKLNLTTGIIPSLNVSAGLLGFFFVKTWTNFLEKAGMLRQPFTRQENTVIQTCVVASSGIAFSGGFGGHLFGMSRTVAKQSTVANNSQNIKDPSLGWMIGFLFVVSFLGLLSVVPLRKIMIIDFKLIYPSGTATAHFINSFHTPQGAKLARKQVKALGKFFSFSFLWGFFQWFFTAGENCGFVNFPTFGLKAFENRFYFDFSATYVGVGMICPFLINMSLLVGAILSWGVMWPLIAAKKGSWYPAELSPSSLHGLQGYKELCNKNSGTVLPLSGRSSSESPLSLSYDDQRRNQLFLKDQIPAWVAVGGYVILAIISTATLTHIFSQLKWYYIVVIYVITPTLAFCNAYGSGLTDWSLASTYGKLAIFTIGAWAGASHGGVLAGLAACGIMMNIVSTACDLMQDFKTGYMTLASPRSMLVSQIIGTAMGCVISPCVFSFFYQAFPDMGSPGSAYPAPYALVYRNISILGVEGLAALPHHCLELCCVFFIAAIVINGTRDVAGKKWARFIPLPMAMAIPFYLGAYFVIDMCVGSLILFVWRKVNKAKADTFGPAVASGLICGDGIWSLPSSILTVLGLKPPICMKFLSRGANAKVDAFLKGS from the exons ATGCCTTCTTATGGAGGGCACGATGCGGTGGCCGTGTCtgctgaagaagaagacaagtACTACACCAAAAGGACAGCTTTTGCCGAAGAGGCAGAGAGGGATGAATTTATGGAACTAGCGTCCATAGAGGAGATATTCTCGAGCGAGGAGGTGCCCTCATGGCAGAAGCAGCTGACTTTGAGGGCCTTTGTGGTGAGCTTTATTTTGACGGTTCTCTTCACCTTCATAGTTATGAAGCTGAACCTCACCACCGGGATTATACCGTCCCTCAACGTCTCCGCCGGGCTGTTGGGCTTCTTCTTCGTCAAGACATGGACCAATTTCCTCGAGAAGGCAGGTATGCTCAGGCAGCCGTTTACCCGGCAAGAGAACACTGTTATTCAGACCTGCGTCGTTGCCTCCTCTGGCATTGCTTTCAGCG GTGGCTTTGGTGGTCACCTCTTTGGAATGAGTAGGACTGTTGCCAAACAATCTACAGTAGCTAACAATTCACAAAATATCAAAGACCCGTCACTAGGATGGATgattgggtttctttttgttgttagCTTTCTTGGCCTCCTTTCGGTGGTGCCTCTTCGGAAG ATTATGATCATAGACTTCAAATTGATATATCCAAGTGGTACCGCAACGGCCCACTTTATCAATAGCTTTCACACTCCTCAGGGTGCCAAGCTAGCAAG GAAACAAGTGAAAGCATTGGGGAAGTTCTTCTCCTTTAGCTTTCTATGGGGCTTCTTCCAATGGTTCTTCACTGCAGGTGAAAACTGTGGATTTGTAAACTTCCCTACATTTGGTCTCAAAGCCTTCGAGAACAG GTTTTACTTCGATTTCTCAGCTACTTATGTTGGTGTTGGAATGATCTGTCCATTTTTAATTAACATGTCTCTGCTTGTGGGAGCAATTCTTTCGTGGGGTGTCATGTGGCCTCTCATAGCAGCCAAAAAGGGCTCTTGGTACCCTGCAGAGCTCAGCCCTAGCAGCCTACATGGCCTGCAAGGTTACAAGG AATTATGCAACAAAAACTCCGGCACGGTTCTCCCTCTATCTGGTCGCTCCTCCTCTGAGAGCCCTTTATCACTGTCTTACGACGACCAACGTCGGAACCAATTATTTCTCAAGGACCAGATTCCGGCATGGGTTGCTGTTGGTGGTTATGTCATTCTCGCAATCATATCTACTGCCACACTTACCCACATATTTTCCCAGCTCAAGTGGTACTATATTGTGGTAATTTACGTAATAACACCAACGCTAGCCTTTTGCAATGCTTATGGTTCCGGGTTGACAGACTGGTCCTTGGCGTCGACATACGGAAAGCTAGCCATCTTCACTATTGGTGCATGGGCAGGGGCCTCTCACGGAGGAGTTCTGGCGGGTTTAGCGGCGTGTGGTATCATGATGAACATTGTTTCCACAGCATGTGACTTGATGCAGGACTTCAAAACAGGCTACATGACTTTGGCTTCACCCAGATCCATGCTTGTGAGTCAAATTATTGGAACAGCAATGGGCTGCGTTATTTCTCCTTGCGTCTTTTCGTTCTTCTACCAGGCCTTCCCCGATATGGGTTCTCCCGGTTCAGCATACCCCGCGCCTTATGCTCTCGTTTACCGTAATATTTCGATATTGGGGGTTGAGGGGTTGGCGGCTTTGCCGCACCACTGCCTCGAGCTTTGCTGTGTGTTTTTCATTGCAGCCATAGTTATCAACGGTACCAGAGATGTAGCGGGAAAGAAGTGGGCGAGGTTTATTCCACTTCCTATGGCAATGGCAATACCCTTTTATCTTGGAGCTTACTTCGTCATTGATATGTGTGTGGGGAGCTTGATACTGTTTGTGTGGCGGAAGGTAAACAAGGCTAAGGCTGACACGTTTGGACCGGCTGTAGCATCCGGGTTGATTTGTGGCGATGGGATTTGGTCTCTGCCGAGTTCAATACTCACTGTGCTAGGTCTTAAGCCACCCATTTGCATGAAATTTTTGTCGAGAGGAGCAAATGCAAAGGTGGATGCTTTCTTGAAGGGATCTTAA
- the LOC133861568 gene encoding probable metal-nicotianamine transporter YSL7 isoform X1, whose amino-acid sequence MPSYGGHDAVAVSAEEEDKYYTKRTAFAEEAERDEFMELASIEEIFSSEEVPSWQKQLTLRAFVVSFILTVLFTFIVMKLNLTTGIIPSLNVSAGLLGFFFVKTWTNFLEKAGMLRQPFTRQENTVIQTCVVASSGIAFSGGFGGHLFGMSRTVAKQSTVANNSQNIKDPSLGWMIGFLFVVSFLGLLSVVPLRKIMIIDFKLIYPSGTATAHFINSFHTPQGAKLARKQVKALGKFFSFSFLWGFFQWFFTAGENCGFVNFPTFGLKAFENRFYFDFSATYVGVGMICPFLINMSLLVGAILSWGVMWPLIAAKKGSWYPAELSPSSLHGLQGYKVFIAIAMILGDGLYNFFKVLGCTLFGLYNQLCNKNSGTVLPLSGRSSSESPLSLSYDDQRRNQLFLKDQIPAWVAVGGYVILAIISTATLTHIFSQLKWYYIVVIYVITPTLAFCNAYGSGLTDWSLASTYGKLAIFTIGAWAGASHGGVLAGLAACGIMMNIVSTACDLMQDFKTGYMTLASPRSMLVSQIIGTAMGCVISPCVFSFFYQAFPDMGSPGSAYPAPYALVYRNISILGVEGLAALPHHCLELCCVFFIAAIVINGTRDVAGKKWARFIPLPMAMAIPFYLGAYFVIDMCVGSLILFVWRKVNKAKADTFGPAVASGLICGDGIWSLPSSILTVLGLKPPICMKFLSRGANAKVDAFLKGS is encoded by the exons ATGCCTTCTTATGGAGGGCACGATGCGGTGGCCGTGTCtgctgaagaagaagacaagtACTACACCAAAAGGACAGCTTTTGCCGAAGAGGCAGAGAGGGATGAATTTATGGAACTAGCGTCCATAGAGGAGATATTCTCGAGCGAGGAGGTGCCCTCATGGCAGAAGCAGCTGACTTTGAGGGCCTTTGTGGTGAGCTTTATTTTGACGGTTCTCTTCACCTTCATAGTTATGAAGCTGAACCTCACCACCGGGATTATACCGTCCCTCAACGTCTCCGCCGGGCTGTTGGGCTTCTTCTTCGTCAAGACATGGACCAATTTCCTCGAGAAGGCAGGTATGCTCAGGCAGCCGTTTACCCGGCAAGAGAACACTGTTATTCAGACCTGCGTCGTTGCCTCCTCTGGCATTGCTTTCAGCG GTGGCTTTGGTGGTCACCTCTTTGGAATGAGTAGGACTGTTGCCAAACAATCTACAGTAGCTAACAATTCACAAAATATCAAAGACCCGTCACTAGGATGGATgattgggtttctttttgttgttagCTTTCTTGGCCTCCTTTCGGTGGTGCCTCTTCGGAAG ATTATGATCATAGACTTCAAATTGATATATCCAAGTGGTACCGCAACGGCCCACTTTATCAATAGCTTTCACACTCCTCAGGGTGCCAAGCTAGCAAG GAAACAAGTGAAAGCATTGGGGAAGTTCTTCTCCTTTAGCTTTCTATGGGGCTTCTTCCAATGGTTCTTCACTGCAGGTGAAAACTGTGGATTTGTAAACTTCCCTACATTTGGTCTCAAAGCCTTCGAGAACAG GTTTTACTTCGATTTCTCAGCTACTTATGTTGGTGTTGGAATGATCTGTCCATTTTTAATTAACATGTCTCTGCTTGTGGGAGCAATTCTTTCGTGGGGTGTCATGTGGCCTCTCATAGCAGCCAAAAAGGGCTCTTGGTACCCTGCAGAGCTCAGCCCTAGCAGCCTACATGGCCTGCAAGGTTACAAG gTATTCATTGCTATAGCCATGATACTTGGTGACGGCCTCTACAACTTCTTTAAAGTCCTTGGTTGCACTCTATTTGGTTTATATAACCAATTATGCAACAAAAACTCCGGCACGGTTCTCCCTCTATCTGGTCGCTCCTCCTCTGAGAGCCCTTTATCACTGTCTTACGACGACCAACGTCGGAACCAATTATTTCTCAAGGACCAGATTCCGGCATGGGTTGCTGTTGGTGGTTATGTCATTCTCGCAATCATATCTACTGCCACACTTACCCACATATTTTCCCAGCTCAAGTGGTACTATATTGTGGTAATTTACGTAATAACACCAACGCTAGCCTTTTGCAATGCTTATGGTTCCGGGTTGACAGACTGGTCCTTGGCGTCGACATACGGAAAGCTAGCCATCTTCACTATTGGTGCATGGGCAGGGGCCTCTCACGGAGGAGTTCTGGCGGGTTTAGCGGCGTGTGGTATCATGATGAACATTGTTTCCACAGCATGTGACTTGATGCAGGACTTCAAAACAGGCTACATGACTTTGGCTTCACCCAGATCCATGCTTGTGAGTCAAATTATTGGAACAGCAATGGGCTGCGTTATTTCTCCTTGCGTCTTTTCGTTCTTCTACCAGGCCTTCCCCGATATGGGTTCTCCCGGTTCAGCATACCCCGCGCCTTATGCTCTCGTTTACCGTAATATTTCGATATTGGGGGTTGAGGGGTTGGCGGCTTTGCCGCACCACTGCCTCGAGCTTTGCTGTGTGTTTTTCATTGCAGCCATAGTTATCAACGGTACCAGAGATGTAGCGGGAAAGAAGTGGGCGAGGTTTATTCCACTTCCTATGGCAATGGCAATACCCTTTTATCTTGGAGCTTACTTCGTCATTGATATGTGTGTGGGGAGCTTGATACTGTTTGTGTGGCGGAAGGTAAACAAGGCTAAGGCTGACACGTTTGGACCGGCTGTAGCATCCGGGTTGATTTGTGGCGATGGGATTTGGTCTCTGCCGAGTTCAATACTCACTGTGCTAGGTCTTAAGCCACCCATTTGCATGAAATTTTTGTCGAGAGGAGCAAATGCAAAGGTGGATGCTTTCTTGAAGGGATCTTAA
- the LOC133861568 gene encoding probable metal-nicotianamine transporter YSL7 isoform X2, with product MPSYGGHDAVAVSAEEEDKYYTKRTAFAEEAERDEFMELASIEEIFSSEEVPSWQKQLTLRAFVVSFILTVLFTFIVMKLNLTTGIIPSLNVSAGLLGFFFVKTWTNFLEKAGMLRQPFTRQENTVIQTCVVASSGIAFSGGFGGHLFGMSRTVAKQSTVANNSQNIKDPSLGWMIGFLFVVSFLGLLSVVPLRKIMIIDFKLIYPSGTATAHFINSFHTPQGAKLARKQVKALGKFFSFSFLWGFFQWFFTAGENCGFVNFPTFGLKAFENRFYFDFSATYVGVGMICPFLINMSLLVGAILSWGVMWPLIAAKKGSWYPAELSPSSLHGLQGYKVFIAIAMILGDGLYNFFKVLGCTLFGLYNQLCNKNSGTSPLSLSYDDQRRNQLFLKDQIPAWVAVGGYVILAIISTATLTHIFSQLKWYYIVVIYVITPTLAFCNAYGSGLTDWSLASTYGKLAIFTIGAWAGASHGGVLAGLAACGIMMNIVSTACDLMQDFKTGYMTLASPRSMLVSQIIGTAMGCVISPCVFSFFYQAFPDMGSPGSAYPAPYALVYRNISILGVEGLAALPHHCLELCCVFFIAAIVINGTRDVAGKKWARFIPLPMAMAIPFYLGAYFVIDMCVGSLILFVWRKVNKAKADTFGPAVASGLICGDGIWSLPSSILTVLGLKPPICMKFLSRGANAKVDAFLKGS from the exons ATGCCTTCTTATGGAGGGCACGATGCGGTGGCCGTGTCtgctgaagaagaagacaagtACTACACCAAAAGGACAGCTTTTGCCGAAGAGGCAGAGAGGGATGAATTTATGGAACTAGCGTCCATAGAGGAGATATTCTCGAGCGAGGAGGTGCCCTCATGGCAGAAGCAGCTGACTTTGAGGGCCTTTGTGGTGAGCTTTATTTTGACGGTTCTCTTCACCTTCATAGTTATGAAGCTGAACCTCACCACCGGGATTATACCGTCCCTCAACGTCTCCGCCGGGCTGTTGGGCTTCTTCTTCGTCAAGACATGGACCAATTTCCTCGAGAAGGCAGGTATGCTCAGGCAGCCGTTTACCCGGCAAGAGAACACTGTTATTCAGACCTGCGTCGTTGCCTCCTCTGGCATTGCTTTCAGCG GTGGCTTTGGTGGTCACCTCTTTGGAATGAGTAGGACTGTTGCCAAACAATCTACAGTAGCTAACAATTCACAAAATATCAAAGACCCGTCACTAGGATGGATgattgggtttctttttgttgttagCTTTCTTGGCCTCCTTTCGGTGGTGCCTCTTCGGAAG ATTATGATCATAGACTTCAAATTGATATATCCAAGTGGTACCGCAACGGCCCACTTTATCAATAGCTTTCACACTCCTCAGGGTGCCAAGCTAGCAAG GAAACAAGTGAAAGCATTGGGGAAGTTCTTCTCCTTTAGCTTTCTATGGGGCTTCTTCCAATGGTTCTTCACTGCAGGTGAAAACTGTGGATTTGTAAACTTCCCTACATTTGGTCTCAAAGCCTTCGAGAACAG GTTTTACTTCGATTTCTCAGCTACTTATGTTGGTGTTGGAATGATCTGTCCATTTTTAATTAACATGTCTCTGCTTGTGGGAGCAATTCTTTCGTGGGGTGTCATGTGGCCTCTCATAGCAGCCAAAAAGGGCTCTTGGTACCCTGCAGAGCTCAGCCCTAGCAGCCTACATGGCCTGCAAGGTTACAAG gTATTCATTGCTATAGCCATGATACTTGGTGACGGCCTCTACAACTTCTTTAAAGTCCTTGGTTGCACTCTATTTGGTTTATATAACCAATTATGCAACAAAAACTCCGGCACG AGCCCTTTATCACTGTCTTACGACGACCAACGTCGGAACCAATTATTTCTCAAGGACCAGATTCCGGCATGGGTTGCTGTTGGTGGTTATGTCATTCTCGCAATCATATCTACTGCCACACTTACCCACATATTTTCCCAGCTCAAGTGGTACTATATTGTGGTAATTTACGTAATAACACCAACGCTAGCCTTTTGCAATGCTTATGGTTCCGGGTTGACAGACTGGTCCTTGGCGTCGACATACGGAAAGCTAGCCATCTTCACTATTGGTGCATGGGCAGGGGCCTCTCACGGAGGAGTTCTGGCGGGTTTAGCGGCGTGTGGTATCATGATGAACATTGTTTCCACAGCATGTGACTTGATGCAGGACTTCAAAACAGGCTACATGACTTTGGCTTCACCCAGATCCATGCTTGTGAGTCAAATTATTGGAACAGCAATGGGCTGCGTTATTTCTCCTTGCGTCTTTTCGTTCTTCTACCAGGCCTTCCCCGATATGGGTTCTCCCGGTTCAGCATACCCCGCGCCTTATGCTCTCGTTTACCGTAATATTTCGATATTGGGGGTTGAGGGGTTGGCGGCTTTGCCGCACCACTGCCTCGAGCTTTGCTGTGTGTTTTTCATTGCAGCCATAGTTATCAACGGTACCAGAGATGTAGCGGGAAAGAAGTGGGCGAGGTTTATTCCACTTCCTATGGCAATGGCAATACCCTTTTATCTTGGAGCTTACTTCGTCATTGATATGTGTGTGGGGAGCTTGATACTGTTTGTGTGGCGGAAGGTAAACAAGGCTAAGGCTGACACGTTTGGACCGGCTGTAGCATCCGGGTTGATTTGTGGCGATGGGATTTGGTCTCTGCCGAGTTCAATACTCACTGTGCTAGGTCTTAAGCCACCCATTTGCATGAAATTTTTGTCGAGAGGAGCAAATGCAAAGGTGGATGCTTTCTTGAAGGGATCTTAA